A stretch of the Cytophagia bacterium CHB2 genome encodes the following:
- the tnpB gene encoding IS66 family insertion sequence element accessory protein TnpB translates to MVPLSPALRFFLYAHATDMRKSFDGLSGLVAAALSRDPTSGDVYVFLNRRRDRMKLLLWDRTGFWLFYKRLEQGTFQLPANLAQHTSLELRYDELLLILEGIDLASIKRRRRYHHASSSKKQMA, encoded by the coding sequence ATGGTGCCGCTCTCGCCCGCGTTGCGCTTCTTTCTCTATGCCCACGCTACCGACATGCGCAAGAGCTTTGACGGCCTCTCCGGACTCGTGGCTGCGGCCTTGTCACGCGATCCAACCAGTGGCGACGTTTACGTGTTTCTCAATCGCCGGCGCGATCGCATGAAGCTGCTTTTGTGGGATCGCACCGGTTTCTGGCTTTTCTACAAGCGTTTGGAGCAAGGCACGTTTCAACTGCCCGCCAATCTTGCTCAACACACTTCCCTGGAACTGCGCTATGACGAGTTACTGCTCATTCTCGAAGGCATCGATCTCGCCTCGATCAAGCGCCGCCGACGTTATCACCATGCGTCTTCATCAAAAAAACAAATGGCATAA